TTTTTGCATGATTTTTGCCAATGTAAATTTTGGATAATTAATAAAAAAATCTCATGTTTATATGTTAAACTTTCATTATGGTTAATATATTAGATTTTTTCTTTCAAATTAGTATCCTGTTTTTCTATTATTGTCATAGATAAACTAAGGGTGTAAAATATGGATATACTTTTAATTATCATCCTGATTGTGGTGATGAAAAATAAATAAGACATTAGGAGAGAGATAAAATGGATAAAATAAGATTAGGAAGAACTAATTTAATGGTAACCAAAAGTGGATTTGGGGCTCTGCCAATACAAAGAGTTTCATTTGAAACTTATTGAAGAATGTAAAAGGAGTTATTGCAATGAAAGCTCTTTCAGGTGGGCTTATAACTAATGCAGCTTCAACATTTGCATTTTTAAGACAATTTGATAATTTAGTGCCTATATGGGGAATACAAAAAGAAAGTGAGTTGGATGAATTTATTGCTTTAGAAAAGAATCTACCTAAACTGGATGAAGCTATGTGGGCTATTATAAATAAAGATCGTGCTGAACTAGCAGGTGATTTTTGTCGTAGCTGTGGATATTGTATGCCTTGTCCTGCTGGTATTGAAATTCCAACTTCAGCAAGAATAACTCTACTTTTAGGAAGATCTCCTTATAAAAGTTTTTTAAAGGATGACTTTAAGGAAAAGATGGAACGAATAAATAATTGTATAGCATGTGGAAACTGCAAAAATCATTGTCCTTATAAACTTGACACTCCAGACCTTTTGAAAAGAGAGCTTAAGAGTTATGAGAAATTTTACGCTAATCATAAAAATGAGATAGAAAATATTGCCGAATAGTAATTACTGTGACTAATTGTTGTTTTTGTGTTGCTTAGATATTTAACTACTATCTAAAAAATGCAAATTGATTTAACCACGTGCTTTTTATCGCCGTTAAAAAATATGTAGAAAAAGTAAATTTGAGGCTCTATATAGCTTTGTGTTATTGACATAAAACTATACAGAGTCTAATTATTTTTACCAATAAAATATAACCTCTTCAAAAGAGCAGATTTAATTAACTTAAATAAAAGTATTGACGTAAGAGGTATTTTAAATTATAACTTGGAGTCATTTGCATAAGAAATCATATTATGGAGTGGTAAAGCATATTCTAGAAAATAACAAGTTAATATGCTAGTTTATTTTAGTGTATGCTTAATTATTTTGAAGGGACAAAAGTTATGTTTCGATTAGTAGATAGTGATACTTATAGCGTAGGCAATTATGGCGGAATTAATTGCGGTAATAAATTTAAAGTTTTTGGGAAAGGTACGGTAAGTGTGAAACCAGATACAGCAGAGATTGTAATTGGTGTCATAACAGAAAATGCACAATTAGAAATAGCACAAGCAGAAAATGCTAATACAACTCAGCAAGTTATAAATAGTATAGAGGGAATAGGAGTATTGCCTAAGTATATACAAACTCAAAATTATAATATTAGACCTAATTATGACTATATTAATGGAACTCAAATTTTTAGGGGATATGAAGTAAGTAATTATTTAAAAGTAATTATTAGAGATATTACTTTTGCAGGAGAAATAATTGATACTGCAGTAAAAAATGGTGCAAACATTATAAGTGGTATTAGCTTCATTGTTTCAGATCAAACAAAATATTATTATGAGGCATTAAGTTTGGCTGTTACAGATGCTCAAAATAAGGCTAGTGTTATGTCTAATAAACTTAAAGTAAAACTAAATATTATACCAATACAAATAAATGAGCAGGATAATGGGAACATAACTCCATTAACAGTAACAAATTTAAAATCGGTCAGTGGAATTACACCTATTGAAGCTGGAGAAAATAAAATAACTGCAGATATTGAAGCTGTATTTATATATACTTAGTAATAATCATCAGCCAATACAAATGCTATTTTTAATAAAAGCTTAATAGTAAATATGTACAAGTATCTTGTTTATTAATGGATGTGCGCTTAACCTCGAACTACAGCAAAAACAACAATCAGCAACTCAAAGAAATGATTGTACACAAAGGTATTGGGGAATAGCAACAGTTAAACATATGAAGATAAATGAATTTGTAGTATTATATCTATATTAGTAATTGGACATACTTATTTGACAGAGATAGGGAAATTATTATATAGTATATTTATCCACTATGTGAATTTAATTCATAATTGTATATTCATAAAGTGGATTTTGAATTAAATAAATAGTAAGTAGTTTATGTATTTCTTAAAATTACTTGCTAAAATGTAAGGTGAAAGTAATTGTAAGGATATTATATTAATAAAATAATAAAAATTAATAATCTAACGAATAAAGAGGGGAAGAACATGCAAGAATTAGTTCAATCAGTAGATAGAGCACTTTGTATTTTGGAGACATTAGCTGATTATGAGAATGGATTGGGAATTGCTGAAATTAGTGAAAAGGCCAATTTACATAAAAGTACAGTATATAGACTTCTAAATACATTAATATGTAAAGAATATGTATTTCAAGATTTAAGTACAAACAAATATCTTTTAACTTTTAAATTATTTGAATTGGGGAACAAGAAAATTGAAAAGATGAATTTGGGATCAGTTGCTCAACCTTATTTGAGGGAATTAATGAACAAAACTGACGAAGTAGTTCATTTAGCAGTTAGAGAAGAAAATGAAATAATTTATATTACTAAAGTGGAACCTAAAAAATCTATAATTATGTATACTCGTATAGGAATGAGAAAACCAATGTATTGTACAGCTATGGGGAAAGCTATAATGGCAGAATTAACTGAAGAAGAAGTACAAAATATATGGAATCAAAGTGATATAAAAAGTTATACAGATAGTACTATAGTAAATTTAAGTGAATTAAAGAATAACTTAAAAGATATAAGATTAAAAGGCTATGCTTTAGACAATCAGGAAGTTGAAAATGGAATAATATGTATGGGCGCTTTGATTAAGGATTATAATAGTAAAATATGTGGAGCGATAAGTGTTTCAGGATCTATTATGAGTTTTACTGAAAATAGAATAAATGATATTTCAATAGCACTTTTAGAGTGTTCAAACAAAATATCAAAAGAACTAGGGTATAAAAATTAATTATATATACTCTAGTAAAAACTGTATTTATCAGTATGTCTAGCCAAAATGAAGGTCATGCATTTTTAGTTGGATATATATTCATAGTATAAGTATAACTTAGTAGTCAGGTATTTATTTAGATACTCGTTGTGAAAATCGTACGTATACTTGGAAATTTAATTTAATGTATGAGTGTAGGTATTAATAATTAAAATAAATATTTATCTAAAAATATAATTAATAAATAAACCATTGTCTTGAATTTCGCAATGGTTTATTTTTATGGATTTTTATAGTATAAAACTAGATTGTAGTTAGATATTATAAAAATTTCTACTATTTACTTGAAAAATAAAAACTTATAGTATATAATAACATTAAATCCACAATGCGGATTAGTTATCCACGATGTGGACAATAGCATTTATAAAGTATCATAAACTTAAAACAACTAGTAATATAATTTTCTATTTGATGAAAATGTTTTCTGTAGAATAAAAATCATAATAGGGAAGTAGATGATGGCTTATTAGATAAAATTCAAACAAAAGAGTAGTTTTTAAAAGTATTTCTATTATTTACTTGAAAAATTAAATGATAGAATATATAATAATATAAAATCCGAATTGCGAAACATTTATCCACAATACGGATAAAATATTATAGAACTAAATAATTCATAATATATTTGACTGTTTTATGAAAATGTTTTCAAAAAAAGAGAGTGTTACAATGGAAAGTAGATGATAGTTTATAAAATAATATCTAAACAAAATAAAAATATATCTAAAATATTTAGGAGGTACATTATGGAAACAAGATATGCAAATCATCCAGACGATTCAAAAAAATATGATACTGAAGAATTAAGGAAAAATTATTTACAGGAGAAAATATTTGAGGCAGATAAAATAAGTCTAACTTATAGTCATGTTGATAGAATAATATTTGGTGGAGCAATGCCTGTAGAAGAAAAACTTTCTTTAAAAGCAGCTGAAGAGCTAAGAGCAGATTATTTTTTACAAAGAAGAGAAATGGGAGCTATTAATGTAGGTGGATCAGGAGCTATTATTCTAGATGGAAAAGAATATAAACTAGATAAATACGAAGGTATATATATAGGTATGGGTACAAAAGAAATACAATTTGTTTCATCTGATAAAAATAATCCTGCAAAATTTTACATGAATTCTGTTCCTGCTCATACAACATATCCAACAATTAAGATAGATAGGAGTAAAGCAATAAGTGCAGAGTTAGGTAGTTTAGAGACTATGAATAAACGTACAATATATAAATTTATTCATCCACTAGTTTGTGAAACTTGTCAGTTATCTATGGGTCTTACTATGTTAAATGAAGGAAGTGGCTGGAACAGTATGCCTTGTCATACACATGAAAGAAGAATGGAAGTATATTTCTATTTTGATTTACCAGAAGATCAAAGAGTATTTCATCTAATGGGACAACCTCAAGAAACAAGACATATAGTAATGGCTAATGAACAGGCAGTAATATCACCAAGTTGGTCAATTCATTCTGGAATTGGAACAAGTAATTATACTTTTATATGGGGAATGTGTGGAGAAAATAAAGATTTTGATGATATGGATGATATAGAAACAAAAGATTTAAGATAAATATTTTAGGCCAGAATATTTATTATACATTGAAGCATTTTTTTGAAATTAAATGATAACGTATAAATGTTATTATTTAGATAATGCTTAGCTTTAGTATTAGCTAAAGCTAAAGCATATATATTGTCTATACTCATGATATAAACTTATACATTATAGCGAGTAATGTATAATGAGTGGTAAGTTAATAACCTTACTAGTTTAATATTATACCACATATTAAATGTAACTGTTATAAAAAATTAATATTGAAAAGAGAGATAGAAATGATTTTAGATAAATTAGAAAATCAAAATTTATATGTGAACGTTAACAGTAAACTCAAAAAAGCTTTTGAGTTTTTATCAAAAAATAATTTAGATCAACTTACAGATGGTAGATATGAAATAGATTCTGATAATGTGTATGCACTAGTACAATCTTATGCTACAAATAAGGAAGATAACAATAAATGGGAATCACATCAAAAATATATAGATATTCAATACATTGTTAAAGGTAATGAAACTATTATATGGGCACCAATAGATCAATTAACTATAGTAGAAGAGTATTCAGAAGAAAGAGATGTGACTTTTTACAAAGAAAGCATTTATTCATCAAAATTAAATTTAAAAGATAATTGCTTCTGTATATTTTTCCCTGAGGATGGTCATAAACCAGGTTGCATTTTTGATGAGACAATGAAAATAAAAAAAATAGTTGTCAAAATTAAATTATAGTGAGAAAAGGAGTATTAAGTTATGAAGATTAAACAAAGTATTGAAAAGATACCTGGAGGTATGATGATTGTACCATTATTTCTTGGTACATTACTAAAAACATTATCACCAGATGTGAATAAATTTTTTGGAGGATTCACAGGTAATTTTTTAACAGGAACATCAGTCATATTATTTATTTTCTTTTTCGCTGTTGGAACTAGTATCGATTTACGTTCTTCTGGATATATTGCGAGAAAGGGTATTTCTTTATTACTTGGAAAGGTTTTATTTGCAGCAATATTAGGTATAATTGCATCACACCTTCTTCCTGTAAATGGAATACAAACTGGAATTTTCTCTGGTCTTTCTGTACTAGCAATCATTGCTGTATTTAATGAAACAAATGGTGGCCTTTACCTAGGGTTGATGACATCACTTGACAGAAAAGAGGATGCAGCAGGTTTTCCATTCATTAGCATTGAATCTGGTCCTTTTATGACAATGGTAGCTATGGGAGTTGCGGGCATCGCATCATTTCCTTGGCAAACTTTAGTTTCTACTTTAATCCCTTTTATAATAGGTATTGCCCTTGGAAGTTTAGATAATAGTTTTCGTAAAATGTTTAGTCCATTAGTTCCGGGGTTAATTCCATTTTTTGCATTTACTTTAGGTTTTAGCTTGAACTTTGGAATGATTATTCAATCTGGATTTATGGGAATATTTATGGGTGTTGCAGTAGTATTCATATCTGGTGGGGTTCTAAGCCTTATTGATAGATATATAACTAAATCAGATGGTGTCGCTGGTTGGGCTGCATCTTCAACTGCTGGTGCTGCAGTTGCGGTTCCCTATGCAATAGCACAAGCAAATCCACAATTTGAACCAGTTGCAGCTTCAGCTACTGCTATTATTGCTACAAGTGTATTAGTAACTTCTATATTAACTCCTATTGTGACTATGTACTTTGAAAAAAGGGCACGTGCTAAGGGGTTACCTATTAAGCCAGCTAAATACAATTTGGATTTAGAAAAGGAAAATGATAAAAAGACTGCGTAACAGCTTAAAAAATATTGTGGAGGGCAGTAAGTATTCAAAAATGTCCTCCCAACGATTATTAAGAAGATTAATGGGCATTATACTATATAATACAAAAGTTATATTGATATAAGAT
The DNA window shown above is from Clostridium beijerinckii and carries:
- a CDS encoding SIMPL domain-containing protein; the protein is MFRLVDSDTYSVGNYGGINCGNKFKVFGKGTVSVKPDTAEIVIGVITENAQLEIAQAENANTTQQVINSIEGIGVLPKYIQTQNYNIRPNYDYINGTQIFRGYEVSNYLKVIIRDITFAGEIIDTAVKNGANIISGISFIVSDQTKYYYEALSLAVTDAQNKASVMSNKLKVKLNIIPIQINEQDNGNITPLTVTNLKSVSGITPIEAGENKITADIEAVFIYT
- a CDS encoding 5-dehydro-4-deoxy-D-glucuronate isomerase; the protein is METRYANHPDDSKKYDTEELRKNYLQEKIFEADKISLTYSHVDRIIFGGAMPVEEKLSLKAAEELRADYFLQRREMGAINVGGSGAIILDGKEYKLDKYEGIYIGMGTKEIQFVSSDKNNPAKFYMNSVPAHTTYPTIKIDRSKAISAELGSLETMNKRTIYKFIHPLVCETCQLSMGLTMLNEGSGWNSMPCHTHERRMEVYFYFDLPEDQRVFHLMGQPQETRHIVMANEQAVISPSWSIHSGIGTSNYTFIWGMCGENKDFDDMDDIETKDLR
- a CDS encoding 2-keto-3-deoxygluconate permease (transports degraded pectin products into the bacterial cell), which encodes MKIKQSIEKIPGGMMIVPLFLGTLLKTLSPDVNKFFGGFTGNFLTGTSVILFIFFFAVGTSIDLRSSGYIARKGISLLLGKVLFAAILGIIASHLLPVNGIQTGIFSGLSVLAIIAVFNETNGGLYLGLMTSLDRKEDAAGFPFISIESGPFMTMVAMGVAGIASFPWQTLVSTLIPFIIGIALGSLDNSFRKMFSPLVPGLIPFFAFTLGFSLNFGMIIQSGFMGIFMGVAVVFISGGVLSLIDRYITKSDGVAGWAASSTAGAAVAVPYAIAQANPQFEPVAASATAIIATSVLVTSILTPIVTMYFEKRARAKGLPIKPAKYNLDLEKENDKKTA
- a CDS encoding YhcH/YjgK/YiaL family protein; this encodes MILDKLENQNLYVNVNSKLKKAFEFLSKNNLDQLTDGRYEIDSDNVYALVQSYATNKEDNNKWESHQKYIDIQYIVKGNETIIWAPIDQLTIVEEYSEERDVTFYKESIYSSKLNLKDNCFCIFFPEDGHKPGCIFDETMKIKKIVVKIKL
- a CDS encoding IclR family transcriptional regulator translates to MQELVQSVDRALCILETLADYENGLGIAEISEKANLHKSTVYRLLNTLICKEYVFQDLSTNKYLLTFKLFELGNKKIEKMNLGSVAQPYLRELMNKTDEVVHLAVREENEIIYITKVEPKKSIIMYTRIGMRKPMYCTAMGKAIMAELTEEEVQNIWNQSDIKSYTDSTIVNLSELKNNLKDIRLKGYALDNQEVENGIICMGALIKDYNSKICGAISVSGSIMSFTENRINDISIALLECSNKISKELGYKN